One stretch of Buteo buteo chromosome Z, bButBut1.hap1.1, whole genome shotgun sequence DNA includes these proteins:
- the RUSC2 gene encoding AP-4 complex accessory subunit RUSC2 isoform X1, with product MDSPPKLTGETLIVHHIPLVHCQVPDRQCCSVSKRTNPFCQPELSITRTSALPDRDLSQTDSLVYSSFLQTSETSAEASDKKEGKARDLIVPSVSKRHNPFLLSEGEDLSFFGDDLGQKSFHLHNSLVAGKPPFHLHELALPPFHLHDSNHIVKSWNMASRSGVVDGQEDKISSDDVQKRNNANRCHHASERMELDECSCHRGSSSSFSFDGGDQEWNQNTGELLRNQDALHSRTCSCSSSELQHCRCYSSSSQSEVIDQQMGYISDSSCNSSDGVLVNFSALYNKMNGQSRSNLNSANLSCDSSFCSHSDTGAFYLDLHSSPTESKMSCESHHPESSGKVCGCQHSSSPVLDANCNSYHLHCEPCASESSDLTACLQSQARLVVATQNYYKLVTCDLSSQSSPSPAGSSITSCSEDHTKGSPAQPTEYYLFRRPDLRQEESNVECSEEEAKGESTQNMIEGQVYVNVSPPNLNTSRQRSRSYDQNLDRSPSGRLGSLERMVSCPVKLSESPAIPIQSSPPKRVTSFAELAKGRKKNGTSPPLRSSGDSSLEFSPIPETQRDCPTFLEERARRSQSLPPMPFVHGLNRSCEGFCLNHAFGDSQALSSAKDSVSGEKVPSGHGAGEQASLSLLTEADASFSGGSANGHGQRGARARADGGGTDSKPVVRYSKDQRPTTLPIQPFVFQHHFSKPPKARALHSHFASSLSQLYSLSSNRSASQQISSNSQSSASATLAEQAAVAGSQAHGTLLTQRSADGAASRNDGCIKKPAPETTRPSPLGSYSPVRCNVPFFQSVDSSSSPTAERAGESQPPRSRSCPISASLLPTRSSPAVSAMQPSQATKADALRQKENPKPVPKKEAPLEPSPPLSEYRLHTGSLPPLSVGGMPVSRVGSHADPHWRSGGETSSSGPLSSMGIRPLNANHLSPQALKWREYRRRNPLGLDRISGLPSLAGSLDRRQQEPRLNRGNPIFELPGTLNTSHFHCKLNGQSMRQLQLTYTDFFPDYFSLAEKPPAEFCLSPDGNTESISIDLLQKKGLVKAINTAVDLIVAHFGTSRDPGVKAKLGNSSVSPNVGHLILKYLCPAVRDILSDGLKAYVLDMIIGQRRNIPWSVVEASTQLGPSTKLLHSLYSKISQYMELTNHTMRFNAFIFGLLNIRSLEFWFNHLYNHEDIILAHYQPVGFLCLSHSVCQPLFEELLLLLQPLSLLPFNLDLLFEHHLMQMGKEQQQQKELLRVKQDLLLSAHSTLQLMRTRGSSEDPDGCSTAPEACKASARDGDISPGHSPQQAASERVKGVGASCGDGDREEEGRKTQESAWEGKKDKQAGWWYQLMQSSQIYIEGSAEGSKFVRYEKKKKALNTVPRSAETRKAPPPREGVVEGAEACPIAEGTLEERAKAASKPSPEATEEPLEKPQQVPVGEEVKERSWPFWMGSPPDSVLTELKRSKEKETGTQQRVGTAAAASREESSTNASEGSQPIKWGHLFGSRKVQKEHRQPNRLPSGWLSLDKSVFQLVAQTVGASMWREAAPEPEPPRPEPPEVDPVAQPARGLSPHPPCEVKALCHHIATEAGQLSFNKGDILQVISKVDGDWLQCSLGSEKGLVPIMYVTHPEDEDY from the exons ATGGATAGTCCACCCAAACTGACTGGTGAGACGCTGATTGTCCATCACATTCCCCTGGTGCATTGCCAGGTCCCCGATAGACAGTGCTGCTCCGTGAGCAAAAGGACCAATCCCTTCTGCCAGCCAGAGCTCAGCATTACACGGACCTCTGCCCTTCCAGACAGAGACCTTTCACAGACTGACTCCTTGGTGTACAGCAGCTTTCTCCAGACCTCCGAAACCTCAGCAGAGGCCTCAGACaagaaagaaggcaaagcaaGGGATTTGATTGTCCCTAGTGTCAGCAAGCGACACAACCCTTTCCTGCTGAGTGAGGGTGAAGACCTCAGCTTCTTTGGGGATGACTTGGGTCAAAAATCTTTCCATCTTCACAACTCACTTGTGGCTGGCAAACCTCCCTTTCATCTGCACGAGCTGGCCTTGCCCCCTTTCCACCTCCACGACTCCAACCACATTGTGAAATCCTGGAACATGGCTAGCCGGTCCGGTGTGGTAGACGGGCAAGAGGACAAAATCAGCAGTGACGACGTCCAGAAGAGGAACAACGCAAACAGGTGTCACCACGCCTCAGAACGCATGGAGCTGGATGAATGCAGCTGCCATCGTGgcagctcctccagcttctCCTTCGACGGTGGTGACCAGGAGTGGAACCAGAACACGGGTGAATTGCTGAGGAATCAGGATGCCCTGCACAGCCGGACGTGCAGCTGTTCCAGTTCGGAGCTCCAGCACTGTCGCTGCTACAGTTCGTCAAGTCAGTCTGAGGTGATTGACCAACAGATGGGCTACATCAGTGACTCTTCCTGCAACAGCTCTGATGGGGTGCTGGTGAACTTCAGTGCTCTCTACAACAAAATGAATGGTCAGTCTCGATCTAACCTGAATTCAGCCAACCTGTCCTGTGActcttccttctgcagccaCTCAGACACAGGAGCTTTTTACCTGGATTTGCATTCATCACCCACAGAATCTAAGATGTCTTGCGAGTCGCATCACCCAGAGAGTTCAGGGAAGGTGTGTGGGTGTCAACACTCCTCCTCACCTGTCCTTGATGCTAACTGCAACTCCTACCACCTCCACTGTGAGCCTTGCGCTTCAGAGAGCTCAGACCTCACTGCCTGCTTACAGAGCCAAGCACGGCTTGTTGTGGCTACTCAGAATTACTATAAGTTAGTCACATGTGACTTGTCTTCCCAGTCATCCCCCAGCCCGGCAGGATCTTCCATAACTAGCTGCTCAGAAGACCATACCAAAGGTAGTCCAGCCCAGCCCACTGAATACTATCTGTTCAGAAGGCCTGACCTGAGACAAGAAGAAAGCAACGTGGAGTGCAGCGAGGAGGAGGCAAAGGGAGAATCCACCCAAAACATGATTGAGGGTCAGGTCTATGTGAACGTGTCACCACCTAACCTCAACACAAGCCGGCAGCGCTCCAGGAGCTATGACCAGAACCTGGACAGGAGTCCCAGCGGCAGGCTGGGCTCCTTGGAGCGCATGGTGAGCTGTCCGGTCAAGCTGAGTGAAAGTCCAGCAATACCTATCCAGAGTTCTCCCCCGAAACGAGTGACATCTTTTGCTGAACTGGCTAAAGGCCGGAAAAAGAATGGCACCTCCCCACCACTCCGGTCCAGTGGTGACTCCTCCTTGGAGTTCTCCCCTATCCCTGAGACACAGCGGGATTGCCCAACCTTCCTTGAAGAAAGAGCTCGCCGCAGCCAGAGTCTTCCACCCATGCCTTTCGTCCATGGCCTGAACCGGAGCTGCGAGGGCTTCTGTTTGAATCATGCTTTTGGGGACAGCCAGGCTTTGAGTTCCGCCAAAGACTCGGTCTCCGGTGAGAAGGTCCCCAGTGGGCATGGGGCAGGTGAGCAagcctctctctccctgctgaCGGAGGCAGATGCCAGCTTCTCAGGTGGCTCTGCCAATGGCCACGGACAAAGAGGTGCTAGAGCCCGAGCAGACG GTGGTGGCACAGACAGCAAGCCTGTGGTACGCTACAGCAAGGACCAGCGTCCCACGACTCTGCCCATCCAGCCCTTTGTTTTCCAGCACCATTTCAGCAAGCCACCCAAGGCCCGTGCCCTGCACAGCCATTTTGCTTCCAGCCTTTCCCAACTCTACAGCTTGTCCAGCAACCGGTCTGCCAGCCAGCAGATCTCCTCCAATTCCCAGTCCTCGGCCTCGGCCACCTTGGCAGAGcaggcggcggtggcggggagCCAAGCCCACGGCACGCTCCTGACCCAACGTTCAGCGGATGGAGCTGCCTCCCGCAATGATGGCTGCATCAAGAAGCCTGCACCGGAGACAACCCGGCCATCCCCCCTGGGGAGTTACTCTCCTGTGCGATGCAACGTGCCTTTCTTTCAAAGCGTGgactcctcttcctcacccacCGCGGAGAGAGCTGGAGAGAGCCAGCCCCCCAGGAGCAGGTCCTGCCCCATCTCTGCCAGCCTGCTTCCCACAAGGTCTTCCCCGGCTGTCAGTGCCATGCAGCCCTCCCAGGCCACCAAAGCTGATGCCCTGAGGCAAAAGGAGAACCCCAAGCCGGTTCCCAAGAAGGAGGCACCGCTGGAGCCAAGCCCGCCACTCTCTGAGTACCGGCTCCACACTGGGTCCCTCCCGCCCCTCTCGGTGGGTGGTATGCCTGTGAGCAGAGTAGGAAGCCACGCAGATCCCCACTGGAGAAGTGGCGGTGAGACGAGCAGCTCTGGTCCCTTGAGCAGCATGGGAATACGGCCCCTCAATG CGAACCACCTCTCTCCCCAAGCGCTGAAGTGGCGGGAGTACAGGCGGAGGAACCCCCTGGGTCTGGACCGCATTTCGGGGCTGCCCAGCTTAGCAGGCAGCCTAGACAGGAGGCAGCAAGAGCCTCGGCTGAACCGGGGGAACCCCATCTTTGAGCTCCCTGGCACTCTCAACACCAGCCATTTCCACTGCAAGCTGAACG GACAGTCTATGAGGCAACTCCAGCTTACCTACACTGACTTCTTCCCTGACTACTTCTCACTAGCAGAGAAACCCCCCGCTGAGTTCTGCCTCTCCCCAGATGGCAACACAGAGTCCATCTCCATCGACTTGCTGCAGAAGAAGG GTCTGGTGAAGGCAATCAACACTGCTGTTGACCTGATTGTGGCTCACTTTGGAACCAGCAGAGATCCAGGGGTGAAG GCCAAACTTGGGAACAGCTCCGTGAGCCCCAATGTGGGGCATCTCATCCTGAAATACCTGTGCCCTGCTGTCCGGGACATTCTGAGTGACGGGCTCAAGGCTTACGTCCTGGACATGATCATTGGCCAGAGGAGGAACATACCCTGGAGCGTGGTGGAGGCATCCACCCAGCTAG GCCCCTCTACCAAGTTGCTGCACAGCCTCTATAGCAAGATCAGCCAGTACATGGAGCTCACCAACCACACCATGAGGTTCAACGCATTCATCTTTGGCCTCCTCAA TATCCGGTCCTTGGAGTTCTGGTTCAACCACCTCTACAACCATGAAG ATATCATCCTGGCACACTACCAGCCGGTGGGCTTCCTGTGCCTGTCTCACAGCGTGTGCCAACCTCTTTTCGAGGAGCTcttgctcctgctccagcctctctccctgctgcccttCAACCTAGACCTCCTTTTCGAGCACCACCTGATGCAGatgggcaaagagcagcagcagcaaaaggagcTGCTGCGTGTGAAGCAAGACCTGCTGCTTTCCGCACACTCCACCCTGCAGCTGATGCGGACGCGGGGCAGCAGTGAGGATCCCGACGGCTGCAGCACTGCCCCCGAAGCGTGCAAAGCGAGTGCCAGGGATGGTGACATCTCACCGGGCCACAGCCCCCAGCAAGCTGCGAGCGAGAGGGTCAAGGGGGTGGGTGCCTCCTGCGGCGATGGCgacagggaggaagaggggaggaagaCGCAAGAGAGCGcgtgggaggggaagaaggacaAGCAGGCAGGCTGGTGGTACCAGCTCATGCAGAGCTCTCAGATTTACATCGAGGGCTCGGCTGAAGGCTCGAAGTTCGTCCGCTatgagaagaagaagaaggctTTGAATACTGTGCCTAGGTCAGCGGAGACCCGCAAGGCACCACCCCCCCGCGAAGGGGTTGTGGAGGGTGCAGAGGCTTGCCCCATTGCTGAGGGCACCTTGGAGGAGAGGGCCAAGGCTGCCAGCAAGCCAAGTCCTGAAGCCACGGAAGAGCCCTTGGAAAAGCCCCAGCAGGTACCGGTTGGCGAAGAGGTGAAGGAGCGGAGCTGGCCCTTCTGGATGGGCAGCCCCCCAGACTCGGTGCTTACTGAGCTGAAGCGCAGCAAGGAGAAGGAGACTGGGACTCAGCAAAGAgtgggaacagcagcagcagcctcccgAGAGGAGAGCAGCACCAATGCATCAGAGGGCAGCCAGCCCATCAAGTGGGGACACTTGTTTGGGTCCAGGAAGGTGCAGAAAGAGCACAGGCAGCCTAACAG GTTGCCCTCTGGCTGGCTGAGCTTGGACAAGTCTGTCTTCCAGCTGGTGGCCCAGACGGTCGGAGCAAGCATGTGGCGAGAAGCAGCTCCTGAGCCGGAGCCCCCCCGGCCAGAGCCACCTGAGGTGGACCCCGTGGCGCAGCCAGCCCGGGGGCTGTCTCCCCACCCTCCCTG TGAGGTGAAAGCTCTTTGCCATCACATTGCCACCGAGGCAGGACAGCTGAGCTTCAATAAAGGGGATATCCTGCAGGTCATCTCCAAAGTGGATGGTGACTGGCTGCAGTGCAGCCTCGGCTCCGAGAAGGGACTGGTGCCCATCATGTACGTCACCCACCCGGAGGACGAGGACTATTGA
- the RUSC2 gene encoding AP-4 complex accessory subunit RUSC2 isoform X2, whose amino-acid sequence MDSPPKLTGETLIVHHIPLVHCQVPDRQCCSVSKRTNPFCQPELSITRTSALPDRDLSQTDSLVYSSFLQTSETSAEASDKKEGKARDLIVPSVSKRHNPFLLSEGEDLSFFGDDLGQKSFHLHNSLVAGKPPFHLHELALPPFHLHDSNHIVKSWNMASRSGVVDGQEDKISSDDVQKRNNANRCHHASERMELDECSCHRGSSSSFSFDGGDQEWNQNTGELLRNQDALHSRTCSCSSSELQHCRCYSSSSQSEVIDQQMGYISDSSCNSSDGVLVNFSALYNKMNGQSRSNLNSANLSCDSSFCSHSDTGAFYLDLHSSPTESKMSCESHHPESSGKVCGCQHSSSPVLDANCNSYHLHCEPCASESSDLTACLQSQARLVVATQNYYKLVTCDLSSQSSPSPAGSSITSCSEDHTKGSPAQPTEYYLFRRPDLRQEESNVECSEEEAKGESTQNMIEGQVYVNVSPPNLNTSRQRSRSYDQNLDRSPSGRLGSLERMVSCPVKLSESPAIPIQSSPPKRVTSFAELAKGRKKNGTSPPLRSSGDSSLEFSPIPETQRDCPTFLEERARRSQSLPPMPFVHGLNRSCEGFCLNHAFGDSQALSSAKDSVSGEKVPSGHGAGGGTDSKPVVRYSKDQRPTTLPIQPFVFQHHFSKPPKARALHSHFASSLSQLYSLSSNRSASQQISSNSQSSASATLAEQAAVAGSQAHGTLLTQRSADGAASRNDGCIKKPAPETTRPSPLGSYSPVRCNVPFFQSVDSSSSPTAERAGESQPPRSRSCPISASLLPTRSSPAVSAMQPSQATKADALRQKENPKPVPKKEAPLEPSPPLSEYRLHTGSLPPLSVGGMPVSRVGSHADPHWRSGGETSSSGPLSSMGIRPLNANHLSPQALKWREYRRRNPLGLDRISGLPSLAGSLDRRQQEPRLNRGNPIFELPGTLNTSHFHCKLNGQSMRQLQLTYTDFFPDYFSLAEKPPAEFCLSPDGNTESISIDLLQKKGLVKAINTAVDLIVAHFGTSRDPGVKAKLGNSSVSPNVGHLILKYLCPAVRDILSDGLKAYVLDMIIGQRRNIPWSVVEASTQLGPSTKLLHSLYSKISQYMELTNHTMRFNAFIFGLLNIRSLEFWFNHLYNHEDIILAHYQPVGFLCLSHSVCQPLFEELLLLLQPLSLLPFNLDLLFEHHLMQMGKEQQQQKELLRVKQDLLLSAHSTLQLMRTRGSSEDPDGCSTAPEACKASARDGDISPGHSPQQAASERVKGVGASCGDGDREEEGRKTQESAWEGKKDKQAGWWYQLMQSSQIYIEGSAEGSKFVRYEKKKKALNTVPRSAETRKAPPPREGVVEGAEACPIAEGTLEERAKAASKPSPEATEEPLEKPQQVPVGEEVKERSWPFWMGSPPDSVLTELKRSKEKETGTQQRVGTAAAASREESSTNASEGSQPIKWGHLFGSRKVQKEHRQPNRLPSGWLSLDKSVFQLVAQTVGASMWREAAPEPEPPRPEPPEVDPVAQPARGLSPHPPCEVKALCHHIATEAGQLSFNKGDILQVISKVDGDWLQCSLGSEKGLVPIMYVTHPEDEDY is encoded by the exons ATGGATAGTCCACCCAAACTGACTGGTGAGACGCTGATTGTCCATCACATTCCCCTGGTGCATTGCCAGGTCCCCGATAGACAGTGCTGCTCCGTGAGCAAAAGGACCAATCCCTTCTGCCAGCCAGAGCTCAGCATTACACGGACCTCTGCCCTTCCAGACAGAGACCTTTCACAGACTGACTCCTTGGTGTACAGCAGCTTTCTCCAGACCTCCGAAACCTCAGCAGAGGCCTCAGACaagaaagaaggcaaagcaaGGGATTTGATTGTCCCTAGTGTCAGCAAGCGACACAACCCTTTCCTGCTGAGTGAGGGTGAAGACCTCAGCTTCTTTGGGGATGACTTGGGTCAAAAATCTTTCCATCTTCACAACTCACTTGTGGCTGGCAAACCTCCCTTTCATCTGCACGAGCTGGCCTTGCCCCCTTTCCACCTCCACGACTCCAACCACATTGTGAAATCCTGGAACATGGCTAGCCGGTCCGGTGTGGTAGACGGGCAAGAGGACAAAATCAGCAGTGACGACGTCCAGAAGAGGAACAACGCAAACAGGTGTCACCACGCCTCAGAACGCATGGAGCTGGATGAATGCAGCTGCCATCGTGgcagctcctccagcttctCCTTCGACGGTGGTGACCAGGAGTGGAACCAGAACACGGGTGAATTGCTGAGGAATCAGGATGCCCTGCACAGCCGGACGTGCAGCTGTTCCAGTTCGGAGCTCCAGCACTGTCGCTGCTACAGTTCGTCAAGTCAGTCTGAGGTGATTGACCAACAGATGGGCTACATCAGTGACTCTTCCTGCAACAGCTCTGATGGGGTGCTGGTGAACTTCAGTGCTCTCTACAACAAAATGAATGGTCAGTCTCGATCTAACCTGAATTCAGCCAACCTGTCCTGTGActcttccttctgcagccaCTCAGACACAGGAGCTTTTTACCTGGATTTGCATTCATCACCCACAGAATCTAAGATGTCTTGCGAGTCGCATCACCCAGAGAGTTCAGGGAAGGTGTGTGGGTGTCAACACTCCTCCTCACCTGTCCTTGATGCTAACTGCAACTCCTACCACCTCCACTGTGAGCCTTGCGCTTCAGAGAGCTCAGACCTCACTGCCTGCTTACAGAGCCAAGCACGGCTTGTTGTGGCTACTCAGAATTACTATAAGTTAGTCACATGTGACTTGTCTTCCCAGTCATCCCCCAGCCCGGCAGGATCTTCCATAACTAGCTGCTCAGAAGACCATACCAAAGGTAGTCCAGCCCAGCCCACTGAATACTATCTGTTCAGAAGGCCTGACCTGAGACAAGAAGAAAGCAACGTGGAGTGCAGCGAGGAGGAGGCAAAGGGAGAATCCACCCAAAACATGATTGAGGGTCAGGTCTATGTGAACGTGTCACCACCTAACCTCAACACAAGCCGGCAGCGCTCCAGGAGCTATGACCAGAACCTGGACAGGAGTCCCAGCGGCAGGCTGGGCTCCTTGGAGCGCATGGTGAGCTGTCCGGTCAAGCTGAGTGAAAGTCCAGCAATACCTATCCAGAGTTCTCCCCCGAAACGAGTGACATCTTTTGCTGAACTGGCTAAAGGCCGGAAAAAGAATGGCACCTCCCCACCACTCCGGTCCAGTGGTGACTCCTCCTTGGAGTTCTCCCCTATCCCTGAGACACAGCGGGATTGCCCAACCTTCCTTGAAGAAAGAGCTCGCCGCAGCCAGAGTCTTCCACCCATGCCTTTCGTCCATGGCCTGAACCGGAGCTGCGAGGGCTTCTGTTTGAATCATGCTTTTGGGGACAGCCAGGCTTTGAGTTCCGCCAAAGACTCGGTCTCCGGTGAGAAGGTCCCCAGTGGGCATGGGGCAG GTGGTGGCACAGACAGCAAGCCTGTGGTACGCTACAGCAAGGACCAGCGTCCCACGACTCTGCCCATCCAGCCCTTTGTTTTCCAGCACCATTTCAGCAAGCCACCCAAGGCCCGTGCCCTGCACAGCCATTTTGCTTCCAGCCTTTCCCAACTCTACAGCTTGTCCAGCAACCGGTCTGCCAGCCAGCAGATCTCCTCCAATTCCCAGTCCTCGGCCTCGGCCACCTTGGCAGAGcaggcggcggtggcggggagCCAAGCCCACGGCACGCTCCTGACCCAACGTTCAGCGGATGGAGCTGCCTCCCGCAATGATGGCTGCATCAAGAAGCCTGCACCGGAGACAACCCGGCCATCCCCCCTGGGGAGTTACTCTCCTGTGCGATGCAACGTGCCTTTCTTTCAAAGCGTGgactcctcttcctcacccacCGCGGAGAGAGCTGGAGAGAGCCAGCCCCCCAGGAGCAGGTCCTGCCCCATCTCTGCCAGCCTGCTTCCCACAAGGTCTTCCCCGGCTGTCAGTGCCATGCAGCCCTCCCAGGCCACCAAAGCTGATGCCCTGAGGCAAAAGGAGAACCCCAAGCCGGTTCCCAAGAAGGAGGCACCGCTGGAGCCAAGCCCGCCACTCTCTGAGTACCGGCTCCACACTGGGTCCCTCCCGCCCCTCTCGGTGGGTGGTATGCCTGTGAGCAGAGTAGGAAGCCACGCAGATCCCCACTGGAGAAGTGGCGGTGAGACGAGCAGCTCTGGTCCCTTGAGCAGCATGGGAATACGGCCCCTCAATG CGAACCACCTCTCTCCCCAAGCGCTGAAGTGGCGGGAGTACAGGCGGAGGAACCCCCTGGGTCTGGACCGCATTTCGGGGCTGCCCAGCTTAGCAGGCAGCCTAGACAGGAGGCAGCAAGAGCCTCGGCTGAACCGGGGGAACCCCATCTTTGAGCTCCCTGGCACTCTCAACACCAGCCATTTCCACTGCAAGCTGAACG GACAGTCTATGAGGCAACTCCAGCTTACCTACACTGACTTCTTCCCTGACTACTTCTCACTAGCAGAGAAACCCCCCGCTGAGTTCTGCCTCTCCCCAGATGGCAACACAGAGTCCATCTCCATCGACTTGCTGCAGAAGAAGG GTCTGGTGAAGGCAATCAACACTGCTGTTGACCTGATTGTGGCTCACTTTGGAACCAGCAGAGATCCAGGGGTGAAG GCCAAACTTGGGAACAGCTCCGTGAGCCCCAATGTGGGGCATCTCATCCTGAAATACCTGTGCCCTGCTGTCCGGGACATTCTGAGTGACGGGCTCAAGGCTTACGTCCTGGACATGATCATTGGCCAGAGGAGGAACATACCCTGGAGCGTGGTGGAGGCATCCACCCAGCTAG GCCCCTCTACCAAGTTGCTGCACAGCCTCTATAGCAAGATCAGCCAGTACATGGAGCTCACCAACCACACCATGAGGTTCAACGCATTCATCTTTGGCCTCCTCAA TATCCGGTCCTTGGAGTTCTGGTTCAACCACCTCTACAACCATGAAG ATATCATCCTGGCACACTACCAGCCGGTGGGCTTCCTGTGCCTGTCTCACAGCGTGTGCCAACCTCTTTTCGAGGAGCTcttgctcctgctccagcctctctccctgctgcccttCAACCTAGACCTCCTTTTCGAGCACCACCTGATGCAGatgggcaaagagcagcagcagcaaaaggagcTGCTGCGTGTGAAGCAAGACCTGCTGCTTTCCGCACACTCCACCCTGCAGCTGATGCGGACGCGGGGCAGCAGTGAGGATCCCGACGGCTGCAGCACTGCCCCCGAAGCGTGCAAAGCGAGTGCCAGGGATGGTGACATCTCACCGGGCCACAGCCCCCAGCAAGCTGCGAGCGAGAGGGTCAAGGGGGTGGGTGCCTCCTGCGGCGATGGCgacagggaggaagaggggaggaagaCGCAAGAGAGCGcgtgggaggggaagaaggacaAGCAGGCAGGCTGGTGGTACCAGCTCATGCAGAGCTCTCAGATTTACATCGAGGGCTCGGCTGAAGGCTCGAAGTTCGTCCGCTatgagaagaagaagaaggctTTGAATACTGTGCCTAGGTCAGCGGAGACCCGCAAGGCACCACCCCCCCGCGAAGGGGTTGTGGAGGGTGCAGAGGCTTGCCCCATTGCTGAGGGCACCTTGGAGGAGAGGGCCAAGGCTGCCAGCAAGCCAAGTCCTGAAGCCACGGAAGAGCCCTTGGAAAAGCCCCAGCAGGTACCGGTTGGCGAAGAGGTGAAGGAGCGGAGCTGGCCCTTCTGGATGGGCAGCCCCCCAGACTCGGTGCTTACTGAGCTGAAGCGCAGCAAGGAGAAGGAGACTGGGACTCAGCAAAGAgtgggaacagcagcagcagcctcccgAGAGGAGAGCAGCACCAATGCATCAGAGGGCAGCCAGCCCATCAAGTGGGGACACTTGTTTGGGTCCAGGAAGGTGCAGAAAGAGCACAGGCAGCCTAACAG GTTGCCCTCTGGCTGGCTGAGCTTGGACAAGTCTGTCTTCCAGCTGGTGGCCCAGACGGTCGGAGCAAGCATGTGGCGAGAAGCAGCTCCTGAGCCGGAGCCCCCCCGGCCAGAGCCACCTGAGGTGGACCCCGTGGCGCAGCCAGCCCGGGGGCTGTCTCCCCACCCTCCCTG TGAGGTGAAAGCTCTTTGCCATCACATTGCCACCGAGGCAGGACAGCTGAGCTTCAATAAAGGGGATATCCTGCAGGTCATCTCCAAAGTGGATGGTGACTGGCTGCAGTGCAGCCTCGGCTCCGAGAAGGGACTGGTGCCCATCATGTACGTCACCCACCCGGAGGACGAGGACTATTGA